In the Pseudochaenichthys georgianus chromosome 1, fPseGeo1.2, whole genome shotgun sequence genome, one interval contains:
- the herc3 gene encoding probable E3 ubiquitin-protein ligase HERC3 isoform X2 produces the protein MLCWGNAKDGQLGIGLERNLLFEPRYCQVFNGRGLKDVACGGQHSIFLLQDGSVYTCGSNSCGQLGQDKPGTSPELVAALDTQTIRMVSCGRAHSMAVNEQGQVFAWGAGEGGQLGLGTSEVAVRIPRLVKRLCDHRISQVMCGNQHCIALSKDGQLFTWGQNTSGQLGLGKGEPSKLFPHPLKSLAGIPLAQITAGGDHSFALSLSGAVFGWGKNRAGQLGLNDKQDRAVPCHIKFLRSQKVVHISCGEEHTAALTKDGGLFTFGEGSWGQLGHGSTNNELLPRRVLELMGTEVSQITCGRQHTLAFVPSSCVVYAFGCNSHGQLATGAPGDASSPFPLKAGFLTGSFHRSVTKIICGGDHGFLLYSNEESSAPPDDFRVMNVSKSISPINYERLNSWRLRLMYSTDSTVTNDIIIQLSSTACWNASFLEQSDDTHFKTNPKIAGIDLNSVRKLFETLSKPAFSGLQEQATKSFESLVIPQLTCSPPDVEAMRIYLILSEYPVLLDSKNYIRLTIPLAMAILRLDANPAKVLDNWWCFVDGSVFTRMVDMYKSIVVFMLTGGKTLLVPVFYENYFVATLRLLEKLHKVNLKARHVEYNRFYIPDITNLVDIQEDYLKWFLSKADIKQSSSPSQSDFPSVNLCAYPFILNAQAKTTMLQTDAELQMQMAVSGANLHNVFMLLTLEPHLARNPYLVFHVRRDHLVSDTLRELTMYSDVDLKKPLKVIFDGEEAVDAGGVTKEFFLLLLKELMDPVYGMFTHYKESNLLWFSDKCFVEQNWFHLIGIICGLAIYNSTVVDLHFPLVLYKKLLDVAPTLEDFKELSPTEARSLQQLLDYEGGDVEEMFLLNFAANNSFKKTISLKEQTKHALLS, from the exons ATGCTCTGTTGGGGCAATGCAAAGGATGGACAGTTGGGAATAGGTTTGGAGAGGAACCTCCTATTTGAGCCAAGATACTGCCAAGTGTTCAATGGCAGGGGACTGAAAGATGTAGCGTGTGGAGGCCAACACTCTATATTCCTGCTGCAAGATGGCAGTGTGTACACGTGTGGTTCTAACAGCTGTGGACAGCTGGGCCAAGACAAACCAGGGACTTCTCCAG AGCTTGTAGCGGCGCTCGACACTCAGACCATAAGGATGGTGTCGTGTGGTCGCGCTCATTCGATGGCGGTGAACGAGCAGGGGCAAGTGTTTGCGTGGGGGGCCGGTGAAGGGGGCCAGCTCGGCCTGGGGACCTCAGAGGTGGCTGTTCGAATCCCAAG GTTGGTCAAGAGGCTGTGTGACCACCGGATCTCTCAAGTAATGTGTGGGAATCAGCACTGCATTGCACTTTCAAAAG ACGGCCAGCTGTTCACGTGGGGCCAGAACACCAGCGGTCAGCTCGGCCTGGGGAAAGGAGAACCGAGCAAGCTGTTCCCTCATCCCCTCAAGTCTCTGGCGGGCATTCCTCTGGCACAGATAACCGCCGGGGGGGACCACAGCTTCGCTCTCTCCCTGTCTGGAGCTGTGTTCGGATGGGGCAAAAACAGAGCTGGACAACTGGGTCTCAATGATAAACAAG ATCGTGCTGTCCCGTGCCACATCAAGTTTCTGAGATCTCAAAAAGTTGTTCACATCAGCTGTGGAGAGGAACATACAGCGGCCCTCACAAAG GACGGCGGCTTGTTTACCTTTGGTGAAGGCTCGTGGGGTCAGCTGGGTCATGGTTCCACCAACAATGAACTGTTACCCAGGCGAGTGCTGGAGCTCATGGGCACCGAGGTGTCCCAGATCACCTGTGGCAG GCAACACACGTTGGCGTTTGTGCCTTCCTCCTGCGTGGTCTATGCATTCGGTTGTAACAGCCACGGCCAGCTGGCCACAGGAGCACCGGGGGACGCCAGCAGCCCGTTTCCTCTCAAGGCCGGTTTCCTGACTGGGAGTTTCCACAGATCAG TGACCAAAATCATCTGTGGAGGAGACCACGGCTTCCTACTGTACTCCAATGAAGAG AGTTCTGCCCCCCCGGACGACTTCAGAGTGATGAATGTCAGTAAATCAATATCCCCGATCAATTATGAAAGATTAAATTCATGGAGGCTAAGGCTGATGTACAGCACAGACTCCACCGTCACAAA TGACATTATAATCCAACTCTCCTCTACGGCTTGTTGGAACGCCAGCTTCTTGGAACAAAG TGATGATACCCACTTTAAAACCAACCCAAAGATCGCAGGCATCGATCTCAACTCTGTCAGAAAACTATTTGAGACGCTCAGCAAACCCGCCTTCTCTGGACTTCAGGAGCAG GCCACCAAGAGTTTTGAGAGTCTGGTGATCCCTCAGCTAACGTGCTCCCCCCCTGACGTCGAGGCCATGAGGATCTACCTCATATTATCTGAGTACCCCGTCCTGCTGGACTCCAAGAACTACATCCGCCTCACCATCCCCCTCGCTATGGCCATCCTGCGGCTGGACGCCAACCCCGCCAAAGTATTAG ATAACTGGTGGTGTTTTGTTGACGGCAGCGTGTTCACCAGAATGGTCGACATGTACAAGAGCATCGTTGTGTTCATGCTAACGGGAGGAAAGACGCTGCTCGTACCGGTGTTTTACGAAAACTATTTTGTCGCCACACTGCGACTGCTGGAGAAACTCCACAAG GTTAACCTAAAGGCCCGCCATGTGGAGTACAACCGCTTTTATATCCCTGACATCACCAACCTGGTGGACATCCAGGAAGACTACCTCAAATGGTTTCTGAGTAAAGCTGACATT AAACAATCATCCTCCCCTTCGCAG AGTGACTTCCCCTCAGTGAACCTTTGTGCCTACCCGTTCATACTGAACGCTCAAGCCAAGACAACCATGCTGCAAACAGACGCCGAGCTGCAAATGCAG ATGGCAGTGAGCGGTGCAAACCTACACAACGTCTTTATGCTGCTCACGCTGGAACCCCACCTTGCTAGGAACCCTTACTTGGTGTTCCATGTGCGCAGGGACCATTTAGTGAGTGACACACTACGTGAGCTCACCATGTACTCCGATGTGGATCTCAAGAAACCTCTGAAG GTGATCTTTGATGGAGAGGAGGCCGTGGATGCAGGTGGAGTAACTAAAGAGTTCTTCCTGCTGCTCTTAAAGGAGCTGATGGATCCTGTTTATGGAATGTTCACGCACTACAAAGAGTCCAACCTGCTGTGGTTCTCAGACAAA TGTTTTGTTGAGCAGAACTGGTTTCACCTGATCGGGATCATCTGCGGTCTGGCCATCTACAACTCCACGGTGGTGGACCTCCACTTCCCCCTGGTTCTCTACAAGAAGCTGCTCGATGTGGCGCCAACGCTGGAGGACTTCAAGGAGCTCTCCCCCACCGAGGCCAG GAGTCTACAACAACTTCTGGACTACGAAGGAGGTGATGTGGAGGAGATGTTTCTTCTCAACTTTGCT gccaacaacagcttcaaaaaaacaatttccctcaaagaacaaaccaaacatgccctgttgtcgtga